In one Rutidosis leptorrhynchoides isolate AG116_Rl617_1_P2 chromosome 8, CSIRO_AGI_Rlap_v1, whole genome shotgun sequence genomic region, the following are encoded:
- the LOC139863786 gene encoding uncharacterized protein: protein MSPIVTYLKNGTLPVDGATARKIRMKAPMYMLRDGVLFKKSFTALLLRCVGLSKAETIVREVHEGTCGMHAGFRTVVGKIMRLGYFWPSMYRDTKEIIKACASCQCHAS, encoded by the coding sequence ATGAGTCCCATAGTTACGTACCTCAAGAACGGGACGTTGCCAGTCGACGGGGCAACGGCACGTAAGATTCGTATGAAAGCACCTATGTACATGTTAAGGGATGGAGTTCTGTTCAAGAAATCCTTCACGGCACTACTTTTAAGGTGTGTCGGCCTAAGCAAGGCGGAAACAATCGTAAGGGAGGTGCATGAAGGGACTTGTGGCATGCATGCAGGATTTAGGACCGTTGTGGGGAAGATAATGAGGCTAGGGTATTTTTGGCCATCCATGTACCGTGACACGAAAGAGATCATCAAAGCTTGTGCTTCATGCCAATGTCACGCCTCGTAA